Proteins encoded in a region of the Photobacterium angustum genome:
- the rsmA gene encoding 16S rRNA (adenine(1518)-N(6)/adenine(1519)-N(6))-dimethyltransferase RsmA, producing MSSDQVHLGHRARKRFGQNFLKDPYIIDGIVSSINPLPGQNLVEIGPGLGAITEQVGKLVDKFTVIELDRDLAERLENHPDLASKLTIHQGDAMRFDFTQLIKENNKLRIFGNLPYNISTPLMFHIFEFHKDVEDMHFMLQKEVVNRLAAGPGSKAYGRLTVMAQYYCRVMPVLEVPPESFVPAPKVDSAVVRLTPYEVLPFPCTNLKWLDRVCREGFNQRRKTIRNCYKALFTAEQLEALGVNPGNRPENITVEQFVAMANWLDANYQKDAKA from the coding sequence ATGAGCAGCGATCAAGTCCATCTAGGTCACCGCGCCCGTAAGCGCTTTGGCCAGAACTTTTTGAAAGACCCTTACATCATTGACGGCATAGTGTCATCAATCAATCCATTACCAGGTCAAAACTTGGTAGAGATCGGCCCAGGTCTAGGTGCGATCACCGAGCAAGTTGGTAAACTTGTTGATAAATTTACTGTTATAGAGCTAGACCGCGATCTTGCTGAACGCCTTGAAAATCACCCAGATCTAGCTTCTAAGCTAACGATCCATCAAGGTGATGCAATGCGTTTCGACTTCACGCAACTTATTAAAGAAAATAATAAGTTACGAATTTTCGGAAACTTGCCATACAACATTTCGACCCCTTTAATGTTCCACATTTTTGAATTCCACAAAGATGTTGAAGATATGCACTTTATGCTGCAAAAAGAAGTGGTTAACCGTCTTGCGGCAGGACCAGGAAGCAAAGCATACGGTCGTCTAACGGTTATGGCGCAGTATTACTGCCGTGTGATGCCTGTACTTGAAGTGCCGCCAGAATCTTTTGTACCAGCACCGAAAGTCGATTCAGCGGTAGTACGTCTAACACCTTACGAAGTGTTGCCGTTCCCATGTACCAACCTAAAATGGTTGGATCGTGTATGTCGTGAAGGTTTTAACCAGCGTCGTAAAACAATTCGTAACTGCTATAAAGCACTCTTCACAGCAGAGCAGCTTGAAGCACTAGGTGTTAACCCAGGTAATCGCCCAGAGAACATTACTGTTGAACAGTTTGTGGCAATGGCGAACTGGCTTGATGCTAATTACCAAAAAGATGCGAAAGCTTAA
- the pdxA gene encoding 4-hydroxythreonine-4-phosphate dehydrogenase PdxA → MTDTQRIAITPGEPAGIGPDLVIALCQENWPHQLVICADAQVMVERAAKLGLPLTILPYQPDQPALPHRAGTMTVAHINTAVDVVAGTLDERNGMYVLSTLKRAAEGCMNGEFAAVVTGPVHKGVINRAGVSFSGHTEFFAQQSDTAQVVMMLATEGLRVALVTTHIPLSCVSQAITEDRLKQVIRILHADLVSKFGIESPKIYVCGLNPHAGEDGCLGMEEINTITPTLEQLREQENMDLIGPLPADTIFQEKYLADADTVLAMYHDQGLPVLKYKGFGKSVNITLGLPFIRTSVDHGTALELAGTGQADTGSLWTALSHALELVDKQA, encoded by the coding sequence ATGACTGACACACAACGGATTGCAATCACCCCCGGTGAGCCTGCTGGAATAGGCCCAGATTTAGTCATCGCCTTATGCCAAGAAAATTGGCCGCACCAACTTGTTATTTGTGCTGATGCGCAGGTTATGGTAGAACGTGCGGCTAAATTAGGTTTACCACTAACCATTTTACCTTATCAGCCCGATCAACCAGCCCTGCCACATAGAGCAGGAACGATGACGGTTGCGCACATCAATACTGCTGTTGATGTTGTCGCTGGCACGTTAGATGAACGTAATGGCATGTATGTGCTCTCGACGCTTAAACGTGCTGCAGAAGGGTGTATGAATGGTGAATTCGCCGCCGTTGTCACCGGCCCTGTACATAAAGGGGTCATTAACCGAGCTGGCGTATCATTTAGTGGCCACACTGAATTTTTTGCTCAACAATCTGACACTGCACAAGTTGTTATGATGCTAGCTACCGAAGGATTACGCGTCGCGTTAGTGACAACTCATATCCCTCTAAGTTGTGTATCACAAGCAATTACAGAAGACAGATTAAAGCAGGTGATTCGTATTTTACACGCTGACTTAGTCAGTAAATTTGGAATTGAATCACCAAAAATTTATGTCTGTGGATTAAACCCCCATGCTGGCGAAGATGGTTGTTTAGGGATGGAAGAAATAAATACTATTACTCCGACGCTTGAGCAGTTACGCGAGCAAGAAAACATGGATCTTATCGGCCCTTTACCGGCTGATACTATTTTCCAAGAAAAATATTTAGCTGATGCCGATACGGTATTAGCCATGTATCACGATCAAGGGCTACCGGTGCTGAAATATAAAGGCTTCGGTAAATCAGTTAACATTACGTTAGGATTGCCCTTCATCCGAACTTCAGTAGATCATGGTACCGCACTGGAACTCGCAGGTACCGGACAGGCAGATACAGGTAGCCTTTGGACAGCGCTATCTCACGCCCTAGAATTGGTAGATAAACAAGCATGA
- the surA gene encoding peptidylprolyl isomerase SurA: MKTWKYSVLSLMMMGMSATSMAAPQELDQVVMTVNDGVILQSDVSAMLKTVRLNAAEEHQQLPPNNILRQQVMDQLILENLQIQQAQQLGIRIDDSQLDQAIADVAKQRNMSVDQLRQSLAKAGVSYSMFREQMRNDMLASEARTIIVRKRVNVLPQEVESLAKQMAEQTQQNVQYNISQIQIRVDEDADKAARDKAKQEAEDIVAQLKKGANFSQLAYRYSKGPKALKGGEWGWMSKAEMPTVFADQIQNNGKDAIIGPFRSGVGYHILKINDVKGMPSVSVVEVKARHILIKPSMILSDAAAKAELEKIRQSIISGKQTFAAAAKAYSEDPGSAANGGQLGWQVPDMYAPAFKDKVETLPVDKISEPFKSTFGWHIVEVEGRRKVDRTDAAMKNRAAQIIFNRKFNEEAQTWLQELRAGAYIEPMNTTNNG, translated from the coding sequence ATGAAAACGTGGAAGTATTCTGTACTTAGTCTAATGATGATGGGTATGTCAGCAACCAGCATGGCAGCACCTCAGGAACTTGACCAAGTTGTAATGACTGTTAATGATGGTGTGATCTTACAAAGCGATGTGAGCGCCATGCTAAAAACGGTTCGTCTTAACGCTGCTGAAGAACACCAACAGTTACCGCCTAATAACATTTTACGTCAGCAAGTGATGGATCAATTGATCCTTGAAAACTTACAGATTCAACAAGCTCAACAGCTAGGGATCCGTATTGATGACAGCCAATTAGATCAAGCGATCGCTGATGTTGCTAAACAACGTAATATGAGTGTAGACCAACTACGTCAAAGCCTTGCTAAAGCAGGAGTTTCTTACTCTATGTTCCGTGAGCAGATGCGTAACGATATGCTAGCATCTGAAGCGCGTACCATTATCGTTCGTAAACGTGTTAACGTTCTGCCGCAAGAGGTAGAGTCTTTAGCAAAACAAATGGCAGAGCAAACTCAACAAAACGTGCAATACAACATTAGCCAAATTCAAATTCGTGTTGATGAAGATGCTGATAAAGCAGCACGTGATAAAGCAAAGCAAGAAGCAGAAGACATTGTTGCTCAACTTAAAAAAGGCGCAAACTTTTCACAACTGGCTTACCGCTACTCAAAAGGGCCTAAAGCTCTAAAAGGGGGCGAATGGGGCTGGATGAGTAAAGCAGAAATGCCAACCGTCTTTGCAGATCAGATTCAAAATAACGGAAAAGATGCGATCATTGGTCCATTCCGTAGTGGCGTTGGCTATCACATCTTAAAAATCAACGATGTAAAAGGTATGCCAAGCGTCTCTGTTGTTGAGGTAAAAGCGCGTCATATTTTGATCAAACCTTCAATGATTCTAAGTGATGCCGCAGCAAAAGCTGAGCTTGAGAAAATTCGCCAAAGTATTATTAGCGGTAAACAAACCTTTGCAGCAGCAGCGAAAGCCTACAGCGAAGATCCAGGTTCTGCGGCAAATGGTGGTCAACTAGGCTGGCAAGTGCCTGATATGTATGCACCGGCATTTAAAGACAAAGTAGAAACGCTGCCAGTCGATAAAATAAGTGAACCGTTTAAATCTACATTTGGTTGGCATATTGTTGAAGTTGAAGGACGTCGTAAAGTCGACCGTACGGATGCTGCAATGAAAAACCGTGCTGCACAAATCATCTTTAACCGTAAATTCAATGAAGAAGCACAGACATGGTTACAAGAACTACGTGCAGGCGCTTACATTGAACCAATGAATACAACCAACAATGGCTAA
- the lptD gene encoding LPS assembly protein LptD has product MSLTSHSLLATMIGLALYGPAMAEDATSLHKDINGKHAVAEDQTTKTAVNDDPLAMVRGVCIAPKDRKEDTNNTPIHIEADNAQAKNEHQAVYSGDVIVQQGTRTIAADTVTLQQPQNIVTAKGNVYYHDGGIEMDGKQLQSDLNTKDSQMDDAVYRMTCQPGRGDAEQIDKKNVDGTQFYKMKDGTFTTCPAGDKSWRFAAGSLERDGDSPFADLYNARFEVLNVPVFYLPWLRIPVTKERMTGFLYPTLTYGSRNGMEYEAPFYWNIAPNYDLTLTPKYMNHRGLQTTAKFRYLNELGEGQVVGEYMGHDKKADFADYQLEDNKPNSGKYWGFQWTHSGIIDENWLVDIDYSRVSDYKYFERGLDSSIGEREDNNLLQTAEVSYRNANWDTMLMVRDFQLLKDPDEAESSTDNRSPYRLMPQLSSTYYKTDLGYGLDFKMPMSISKFENSSIFKPDADRITFEPTLTLPYATPWWSVTTQAKVNYAYYNQDKKELDKNADFDALKDSVNRVVPEFRVNSSLYFERDTSILGSHYTQSLEPQIQYLYVKNVDQEGIYNPFDYNGGGYDSTRLQQDYYGLFSDKTYSGNDYIAPANQFTVGASTRYFDEDFKERFTLSMGQIFYIDKPLNQGSDNKEAKSYSATAVETEFNLDDSLFLKTAMQYDSSENDIQQGNVTVEYRSGGVFVQPSYRYVSSDYLTKYVTNPNPVISGSKDKRDGISQLGLSIGFPVSDSVDVKADYYQDMNVNKMLESKVGFTYTSACWMIGLSYNRYAKDPLSSDFTEYDSNVSFSFSLLGLQGAGPSFGQSSDDGGNILSYGDPFTLNN; this is encoded by the coding sequence ATGTCACTCACCTCTCACAGCTTACTTGCCACCATGATTGGTCTTGCCCTTTATGGACCGGCAATGGCAGAAGATGCCACATCTTTACATAAAGATATCAACGGTAAACATGCTGTAGCAGAAGATCAAACAACAAAAACAGCCGTTAATGACGATCCTTTAGCTATGGTACGTGGTGTTTGTATTGCACCAAAAGACCGTAAAGAAGATACCAATAACACACCGATCCACATTGAAGCCGACAATGCTCAAGCTAAAAATGAGCATCAAGCAGTTTATTCTGGTGATGTTATTGTTCAGCAAGGAACGCGTACGATTGCCGCCGATACAGTAACACTGCAACAACCACAAAATATTGTTACAGCAAAAGGCAATGTTTACTACCACGATGGTGGTATAGAAATGGATGGCAAACAACTCCAGAGTGATCTAAACACCAAAGACTCACAAATGGATGATGCTGTTTATCGTATGACCTGTCAGCCAGGGCGCGGTGACGCAGAGCAAATCGACAAGAAAAATGTTGATGGTACTCAGTTCTACAAAATGAAAGATGGTACTTTCACTACCTGTCCTGCAGGAGATAAAAGTTGGCGCTTTGCTGCTGGCTCTTTGGAGCGCGATGGCGACTCTCCCTTTGCCGATTTGTATAACGCTCGCTTTGAAGTACTTAATGTACCGGTATTCTATCTACCATGGCTACGCATTCCTGTCACAAAAGAGCGTATGACAGGCTTCTTATACCCAACGTTAACCTATGGTTCACGAAATGGTATGGAGTACGAAGCGCCATTTTATTGGAACATTGCACCAAACTACGACTTAACATTAACGCCAAAATACATGAACCATCGTGGTCTACAAACAACGGCTAAATTCCGCTACCTGAATGAATTGGGTGAAGGTCAAGTTGTTGGTGAATACATGGGCCATGATAAAAAGGCCGATTTCGCAGATTACCAATTGGAAGACAATAAACCCAACAGTGGCAAATATTGGGGCTTCCAATGGACACACAGTGGGATCATTGATGAAAACTGGTTAGTTGATATCGACTACAGTAGAGTCAGTGATTATAAATATTTTGAGCGTGGCTTAGATTCTAGTATTGGTGAACGTGAAGATAATAACCTGCTCCAAACAGCAGAAGTGTCTTACCGTAATGCGAACTGGGATACGATGTTGATGGTCCGTGATTTTCAGCTTTTAAAAGATCCTGACGAAGCTGAGTCATCAACAGATAATCGTTCACCGTATCGCTTAATGCCACAACTTTCATCAACTTACTATAAAACTGATCTCGGCTACGGTCTCGATTTTAAAATGCCAATGAGTATCAGTAAGTTTGAGAATAGTTCAATATTCAAGCCCGACGCTGATCGTATAACTTTTGAACCGACACTAACACTTCCCTACGCGACACCTTGGTGGTCTGTTACGACTCAGGCAAAAGTGAACTATGCCTATTACAACCAAGATAAAAAAGAATTAGATAAAAATGCTGATTTTGACGCTCTTAAAGACAGTGTTAATCGCGTTGTTCCTGAGTTTCGCGTCAACAGTAGCTTATACTTTGAGCGTGATACCTCAATATTAGGAAGTCATTATACCCAAAGCTTAGAGCCACAAATTCAATACCTTTATGTAAAAAATGTTGATCAAGAAGGTATTTATAATCCCTTTGATTATAACGGTGGCGGCTATGATTCAACCCGTTTACAACAAGACTACTACGGTCTATTTAGCGATAAAACATACAGTGGTAACGACTATATAGCTCCTGCGAACCAGTTCACTGTCGGCGCATCGACACGCTACTTTGATGAAGATTTTAAGGAACGATTTACCCTATCTATGGGTCAAATCTTCTATATCGATAAACCTTTAAACCAAGGCTCCGATAACAAAGAAGCAAAAAGTTATTCAGCGACAGCGGTTGAAACAGAATTTAATCTTGATGATAGTCTGTTCTTAAAAACAGCAATGCAATATGACTCAAGTGAAAATGACATTCAGCAAGGTAATGTGACCGTTGAGTACCGTAGTGGTGGGGTATTTGTTCAACCTAGTTACCGTTACGTATCAAGTGATTACTTAACAAAATACGTTACCAACCCGAACCCTGTCATTTCAGGCTCGAAAGATAAGCGTGACGGTATTTCACAGTTAGGTTTATCCATTGGCTTCCCTGTTAGCGATAGTGTTGATGTCAAAGCTGATTACTACCAAGACATGAATGTTAACAAGATGCTTGAAAGTAAAGTAGGCTTCACCTACACATCTGCATGTTGGATGATAGGACTTAGCTACAACCGTTACGCTAAAGATCCACTTTCAAGTGACTTTACTGAATACGATAGCAATGTCAGCTTCTCATTCAGTTTACTTGGTTTACAAGGTGCAGGACCTTCATTTGGTCAATCATCGGATGATGGCGGCAATATTTTGTCTTACGGCGATCCGTTCACTCTTAATAATTAA
- the djlA gene encoding co-chaperone DjlA, whose amino-acid sequence MQKTGIWGKIIGALLGLSIGKLPGLLIGLFIGHQFDKAYARQMNGGFAGFGQNRASSAELQAEFFHACFAVMGHVAKAKGHVTKEEIRVASAIMDRMGLQGESRLQAQNAFREGKEDNFPLEEMLNRVRSRARRADLLQFFLELQIQAAFADGSLHPKERQLLHIIARYLGFSEAQLEQRLRMQEAAFRFQQGGFHQQYQQQGGGFQAPPSRDQLADAFNVLGVDESASAQDVKRAYRKQMNEHHPDKLAAKGLPPEMMEIAKQKTQELQAAYDLIRKEKGFK is encoded by the coding sequence ATGCAGAAGACAGGTATATGGGGAAAAATTATTGGTGCGTTACTTGGCCTCTCCATTGGAAAATTGCCTGGATTGTTGATTGGTTTATTTATTGGTCACCAGTTTGATAAGGCTTATGCTCGTCAGATGAATGGCGGTTTTGCAGGTTTTGGTCAGAACCGAGCCAGCAGTGCAGAGCTGCAAGCAGAGTTTTTCCATGCTTGTTTCGCAGTAATGGGGCATGTCGCAAAAGCGAAAGGGCATGTTACAAAAGAGGAAATTCGTGTTGCAAGTGCGATTATGGATCGAATGGGGTTACAAGGTGAATCTCGACTTCAAGCGCAAAATGCGTTTCGTGAAGGAAAAGAAGATAACTTCCCATTAGAAGAGATGCTAAATCGTGTTCGTAGCCGTGCACGACGTGCTGATTTACTCCAATTTTTCTTAGAATTACAAATTCAAGCAGCATTTGCGGATGGTTCATTACATCCTAAAGAGCGTCAGTTACTGCATATTATTGCGCGATACCTTGGCTTTTCTGAAGCCCAGCTTGAACAACGCTTGCGTATGCAAGAAGCGGCGTTTCGTTTTCAACAAGGTGGTTTCCATCAGCAATATCAACAACAAGGCGGTGGTTTCCAAGCGCCTCCTAGTCGAGATCAATTAGCTGATGCATTTAATGTCTTAGGGGTTGATGAAAGTGCCTCTGCGCAAGATGTGAAACGAGCTTATCGTAAACAGATGAATGAACACCATCCAGATAAACTCGCAGCGAAAGGGTTACCACCAGAAATGATGGAAATTGCGAAGCAAAAAACCCAAGAGCTACAAGCTGCTTATGATTTGATCCGAAAAGAGAAAGGATTCAAATAA
- a CDS encoding D-2-hydroxyacid dehydrogenase produces MEHIVFLDRATIPAHIDIPRPQSAHQWVEYQRTSPSQVIERLQHATIAISNKVQLTADILSQLPNLKFIAIGATGTNNVDLDYCHRHNIPVSNIRGYATRSVPEHVLAMIFALKRNLIGYQQDIIAGEWQKQQQFCFFTHPISDIAGSTIGIIGKGSLGGATANLATALGMKVLFAEHKHVTTCREGYTLFNDVLQQADIITLHCPLTDTTEDLIAKTELAQMKPNAILINTGRGGLVNEQDLVDALLAKKIAGAGCDVFTSEPPNDDNPLLQQAHLPNLLLTPHVAWGSDSAITALVNQLIENIECFCNGKPHNLV; encoded by the coding sequence GTGGAACATATTGTATTTTTAGATCGTGCTACTATCCCAGCACACATTGATATTCCTCGCCCACAATCTGCTCATCAATGGGTTGAATATCAACGTACATCGCCATCTCAAGTCATTGAACGTCTACAACACGCAACTATCGCCATTTCTAACAAAGTCCAACTCACTGCTGATATTTTATCTCAGCTGCCAAACCTGAAATTTATTGCTATCGGTGCGACGGGGACTAACAACGTCGATCTCGATTATTGTCACCGCCATAACATTCCGGTTTCCAATATTCGAGGTTATGCGACTCGCTCTGTCCCTGAACACGTGCTAGCAATGATCTTTGCACTAAAACGTAATCTGATTGGCTATCAGCAAGATATCATCGCAGGCGAGTGGCAGAAGCAACAACAGTTCTGCTTTTTCACTCATCCAATTAGCGATATCGCAGGTTCAACAATCGGTATTATCGGTAAAGGCAGCTTAGGGGGAGCAACAGCCAATCTTGCAACTGCGCTGGGGATGAAGGTGCTATTTGCAGAGCACAAGCACGTCACCACCTGTCGTGAAGGCTATACGTTGTTTAACGACGTATTACAGCAAGCCGATATCATCACCTTACATTGCCCGCTAACAGATACCACTGAAGATCTTATCGCAAAAACAGAACTGGCACAGATGAAACCTAACGCTATTTTGATCAATACTGGACGTGGTGGACTGGTGAATGAGCAAGATTTAGTCGATGCATTGCTAGCTAAAAAAATTGCGGGTGCTGGCTGTGATGTTTTTACTTCTGAGCCGCCAAATGATGATAATCCATTATTACAACAGGCACATTTGCCTAATCTATTACTAACCCCACATGTTGCATGGGGATCTGATTCCGCGATTACGGCATTGGTAAATCAGCTAATTGAAAATATTGAATGCTTTTGTAATGGCAAGCCACACAATCTCGTTTGA
- the rluA gene encoding bifunctional tRNA pseudouridine(32) synthase/23S rRNA pseudouridine(746) synthase RluA, with product MPVLNYNPPTEPWLDTLFLDSDIIAVNKPAGILSNPGRAPEHHDSIFARVLEKYPNSQIVHRLDMGTSGLIVLALNKKAECHLKAQFRERETQKVYYARVWGHIEQDIGTVDLPLICDWPNRPRQKVCFDDGKPSVTHYEVLSRDEKTTLVRLLPVTGRSHQLRVHMQALGHPILGDKFYANEEAMAASPRLLLHAAELTFTHPGSDQPMHLFAPCEFYPEAPTQTIFSK from the coding sequence TTGCCAGTGTTGAACTACAATCCACCTACCGAACCATGGTTGGATACTCTTTTTCTTGATAGCGACATCATCGCCGTTAATAAGCCTGCTGGCATACTCTCAAACCCAGGACGAGCACCAGAGCATCACGACAGCATATTTGCTCGCGTACTTGAAAAATACCCTAACTCACAAATTGTGCACCGTTTAGATATGGGGACATCAGGCTTAATTGTGCTGGCTCTAAACAAAAAAGCGGAGTGTCATTTAAAAGCTCAGTTTCGCGAGCGAGAAACACAAAAAGTGTATTACGCCCGTGTGTGGGGACATATCGAGCAAGACATAGGAACCGTGGATCTTCCCTTGATCTGTGATTGGCCTAACCGTCCACGCCAGAAAGTGTGTTTTGACGATGGCAAACCTTCTGTAACGCATTACGAAGTCTTAAGTCGTGATGAGAAAACAACCCTGGTCCGTTTACTGCCCGTAACAGGTCGTTCTCACCAATTGCGTGTTCACATGCAAGCATTAGGTCATCCAATTTTAGGCGATAAGTTTTACGCTAATGAGGAAGCAATGGCAGCCTCTCCTCGTTTACTGTTACACGCAGCAGAACTGACTTTTACGCATCCAGGAAGTGATCAACCGATGCATTTGTTTGCCCCTTGTGAGTTTTATCCAGAAGCGCCAACACAAACGATTTTTAGTAAATAA